In Aliamphritea ceti, a single window of DNA contains:
- a CDS encoding Fur family transcriptional regulator, which produces MTDSTIAYHPDHNHEHCVSQALQDAQRICQSKSLRLTAIRELVLKLIWQSHKPLGAYDLLPAIAEAGFNSAPPTVYRALDFLQEQGFVHRIASLNAFIGCTNPEHPHQGYFLICQACGVTVELNSRSIEQSIHNSAAELGFVVEHENVEVVGRCPNCPPEAK; this is translated from the coding sequence ATGACAGATTCAACGATTGCTTATCACCCTGACCATAATCATGAACACTGCGTCAGCCAGGCGTTGCAAGACGCTCAGCGTATCTGTCAGTCAAAAAGTTTGCGTCTGACCGCTATCCGTGAGCTCGTGCTGAAGCTGATCTGGCAAAGCCATAAACCTCTGGGAGCCTATGATTTGCTGCCAGCTATTGCTGAAGCAGGTTTTAACTCTGCCCCACCTACGGTCTATCGGGCGTTGGATTTTTTACAGGAGCAGGGTTTTGTACACCGGATAGCTTCACTGAATGCGTTTATTGGTTGTACGAATCCGGAACATCCACATCAGGGATACTTTCTGATATGTCAGGCATGCGGCGTGACGGTTGAATTGAATTCCAGAAGCATCGAACAGAGTATTCATAACAGCGCCGCTGAACTGGGGTTTGTCGTGGAGCACGAAAATGTTGAAGTTGTCGGACGTTGCCCAAACTGTCCGCCAGAGGCGAAGTAA
- the znuC gene encoding zinc ABC transporter ATP-binding protein ZnuC, producing MTDVLVDLKNIHISFGSEKVIQDVSFGLNRGSITTLIGPNGAGKTTLVRAVLGLVEPTQGTVNRQRGLRIGYMPQKLHIDSTFPLTVKRFLQTARYSDKAALLQALEDVKAESLIDKSVHSLSGGEMQRVLLARALLQKPELLVLDEPAQGVDINGQVELYSLIGRIRDQHGCAVLMISHDLHLVMASTDNVICLNRHVCCSGRPEQVSNDPSYKELFGVPGAENLALYSHHHNHRHDEHGDVVETGDCQNPQCANTPSESPVSDKEHTHCG from the coding sequence ATGACTGATGTATTAGTCGATCTGAAAAATATCCACATAAGTTTTGGCAGTGAAAAGGTTATTCAGGATGTGTCGTTTGGCCTTAACCGGGGCTCGATTACAACACTGATTGGTCCTAATGGTGCCGGTAAAACCACGTTAGTACGTGCGGTATTGGGGTTAGTTGAGCCGACTCAGGGTACCGTTAATCGCCAGCGAGGGCTGCGTATTGGCTATATGCCGCAAAAATTGCATATAGATTCGACATTTCCTCTGACAGTTAAACGCTTTTTGCAAACCGCCCGTTACAGCGACAAAGCTGCTTTGCTTCAGGCATTGGAAGATGTGAAGGCTGAGTCTTTGATCGATAAGTCTGTTCATAGCTTGTCTGGTGGAGAGATGCAGCGGGTTTTGCTGGCCCGGGCATTGTTACAGAAGCCGGAATTATTAGTGCTGGATGAGCCTGCACAGGGTGTGGATATTAATGGTCAGGTGGAATTGTATAGCCTGATTGGTCGTATCCGTGATCAGCATGGCTGTGCAGTTTTGATGATCTCACACGACTTGCATTTAGTTATGGCGTCGACGGATAACGTTATTTGTCTTAACCGCCATGTGTGCTGCTCCGGTCGTCCGGAACAGGTCAGTAATGATCCTTCCTATAAAGAACTTTTTGGTGTGCCGGGTGCCGAGAACCTTGCGCTGTACAGCCATCATCATAATCACCGTCACGATGAACATGGCGATGTTGTCGAAACTGGCGATTGCCAGAATCCGCAGTGCGCGAATACACCATCTGAATCACCTGTAAGCGACAAGGAACATACACACTGTGGCTGA
- the znuB gene encoding zinc ABC transporter permease subunit ZnuB yields MADFLLYALLGGVGVALVAGPLGSFVVWRRMAYFGDTLAHSALLGVAVGVLFDINFNLAVISCCVLLAIILVSLQRQRLVATDTLLGIMAHSSLSLGLVAIALLDDVRVDLMEYLFGDLLAILPEDLLWIYLGGLVVLVLLWKLWTPLLAITINEELAQVEGVNVTLTRLALMLLIAFVIAIAMKVVGILLITSLLIIPAAAARRLAHNPEQMALIASLLGTLAVVMGLLASYQWDTPAGPSVVVAALSLFLFLYSLPRRA; encoded by the coding sequence GTGGCTGATTTTTTACTTTATGCATTACTCGGTGGCGTTGGTGTTGCGCTGGTTGCAGGACCATTAGGTTCTTTTGTTGTATGGCGGCGAATGGCCTACTTTGGCGACACGCTGGCGCATTCTGCGCTGTTGGGGGTTGCGGTTGGCGTTTTATTTGATATTAATTTCAATCTGGCGGTGATCAGCTGTTGTGTGCTGCTGGCGATTATTCTGGTTAGTTTGCAACGACAGCGACTGGTTGCCACTGATACCTTACTTGGAATTATGGCGCACAGCAGTCTGTCGTTAGGTCTGGTGGCTATAGCATTGTTAGATGATGTCCGTGTCGATTTAATGGAATACCTGTTCGGTGACCTGCTGGCGATCCTGCCGGAAGATCTGTTGTGGATTTATCTGGGCGGACTTGTGGTACTGGTACTGCTATGGAAGCTCTGGACACCGTTACTGGCAATTACTATCAATGAAGAACTGGCTCAGGTGGAAGGTGTGAATGTAACCCTGACCCGGCTGGCACTGATGCTGTTGATTGCCTTTGTTATTGCCATAGCTATGAAAGTTGTCGGGATTCTGCTGATTACGTCGTTGCTGATTATCCCGGCGGCAGCAGCCCGACGTTTGGCGCATAACCCGGAACAGATGGCGTTGATTGCCAGCTTGTTAGGTACACTGGCGGTGGTGATGGGTTTGCTGGCATCTTATCAGTGGGACACGCCGGCAGGACCTTCGGTAGTCGTCGCTGCACTATCCCTCTTTCTATTCCTCTACAGCCTGCCGCGCCGCGCCTGA
- a CDS encoding DMT family transporter has product MLTDSIPVAVRYMLLSALGFALMAASVKAVSGYGIPVMEIVAARAIISLAISYVDVKRKGISIWGNNKPLLIARGGIGAVSLMVIYFAVTTLPLAEATILQYTYPAFTAVLALIFLKERIHLATIICIGLSILGLLVMMRPGMDSNADPLPLLSVGAALLGAFGSAAAYVIVRQLSRSEDGSVIIFYFPLIALPASLILLGDDFVMPGTEALILLIMVGIFTQVGQIGMTKAMAAESAGKATAYSYVQVIFSAILGIIFFAETPTFWTLMGGSLIITGALINALMKR; this is encoded by the coding sequence ATGCTGACCGACTCTATACCCGTTGCTGTTCGCTACATGCTTCTTTCTGCACTGGGCTTTGCGCTCATGGCTGCCAGTGTAAAAGCTGTCAGTGGCTATGGTATTCCGGTGATGGAGATCGTTGCTGCACGAGCCATTATCTCGCTGGCAATCAGTTATGTAGATGTGAAGCGAAAAGGCATTTCTATCTGGGGAAATAACAAGCCCCTGCTGATAGCCAGAGGTGGCATCGGGGCAGTTTCACTGATGGTTATCTACTTTGCGGTAACTACATTACCACTGGCTGAAGCGACTATTTTGCAATACACCTACCCGGCATTTACAGCGGTATTAGCACTGATCTTTCTTAAAGAGCGTATTCACCTCGCCACTATTATCTGTATCGGATTAAGCATTCTCGGACTCTTAGTCATGATGCGTCCAGGTATGGATTCCAATGCTGACCCGTTGCCATTGCTTAGCGTTGGTGCAGCCCTTTTGGGTGCATTCGGCAGTGCCGCTGCGTATGTAATTGTGCGTCAGTTAAGCCGCAGCGAAGACGGTTCCGTGATTATCTTTTACTTCCCTCTGATCGCCCTGCCAGCGTCGCTTATCTTACTGGGAGATGACTTTGTTATGCCCGGTACCGAGGCACTGATTCTGTTAATTATGGTGGGAATTTTCACACAGGTAGGCCAGATAGGTATGACTAAAGCAATGGCAGCTGAGTCAGCAGGTAAAGCCACCGCGTACTCTTATGTACAGGTAATATTCTCAGCCATTCTGGGGATTATCTTCTTCGCTGAAACACCGACATTCTGGACCTTAATGGGCGGTAGCCTGATTATTACCGGCGCTCTTATAAACGCATTGATGAAACGCTAA
- a CDS encoding NIPSNAP family protein has product MVTCHIRYEIDPAKLQEFEIYARMWLPLVTRLGGEHHGYFLPHEGKNYEAFAAFSFESLAAYEVYREKMAVDEGCQAAYEYAKQTGCIIRIERQFMRPVLN; this is encoded by the coding sequence ATGGTGACTTGTCATATCCGATATGAAATTGATCCGGCCAAACTGCAGGAGTTCGAAATATATGCCCGTATGTGGTTGCCGCTGGTAACCAGGCTGGGTGGTGAACACCATGGTTACTTCTTGCCCCATGAAGGAAAGAATTATGAAGCATTCGCGGCCTTTAGTTTCGAATCATTAGCGGCTTATGAGGTTTATCGGGAGAAAATGGCTGTGGATGAAGGCTGCCAGGCAGCCTATGAATACGCGAAACAAACCGGCTGCATTATTCGTATTGAGCGACAGTTTATGCGACCGGTTTTAAATTAA
- a CDS encoding EAL domain-containing protein: protein MLLISISYHFARLNRLSQIICALASLISYLTLGVIFAAVRDKPFDVLHIPEALGLVTPIINVVVLRYTLKLANIRRYFNISTEVAETFNYILPFILSCLLTCISILILEAIIIEPLLWIGSHLPETPGLIATALRAELSHLFWFLGLHGDNTHDLLFSNAFLDQELQKNLTYKEFYDLFIIYGGSGACLSLIFAILLIAEDRHSRQIATLGLPFAIFNISEIIIYGLPIMLNRHLLIPFLTLPLVNIFISGLMLSYDLIEFSNHNISWATPVFMNAWIATDGNPLALLLQGSLLLLGIFIYMPFVRRLSDIQNTPKSLLRLYERLNISSELENAERFIQSHKPLSYIEHHKYLYDSINTLQNNDLLLMYQPIIDTNNNHCRKLEALLRLRTNTDKLLPPFFLAAIERAGMAPIIDFWVCQQVCRDTEHQQNTALHVSINLHPDTLKDNEVIKKIIKIMQGMNVSFEIIERSFSGSNRVKANIRKLREAGFLISMDDFGTGYSGIAALSASQVDIVKIDKILLDQANSPEGLIILQHSCQMCLRLGLDLVIEGVETDQQLAIALSVGAQQVQGWYYSEALSWQDAMIYARRF, encoded by the coding sequence ATGCTACTGATTTCTATCAGCTATCATTTTGCCCGCCTGAACAGGTTAAGTCAGATTATTTGTGCCCTCGCTTCGCTCATCAGCTATCTGACTCTGGGAGTAATTTTTGCAGCGGTGCGTGACAAACCTTTCGACGTTTTACATATTCCTGAAGCACTTGGATTAGTCACTCCAATCATTAACGTCGTTGTACTGCGGTACACACTGAAGCTGGCGAATATTCGACGCTACTTCAATATCAGTACTGAAGTTGCAGAAACTTTTAACTATATATTGCCATTTATTCTCAGCTGCCTGCTCACCTGCATCAGTATTCTGATTCTGGAGGCCATTATTATTGAGCCGTTGCTCTGGATTGGAAGCCATCTACCTGAAACACCTGGACTGATTGCAACAGCATTACGGGCAGAGCTAAGTCACTTATTCTGGTTTCTTGGCCTGCATGGAGATAACACTCACGACTTGCTTTTCAGTAATGCTTTTCTCGACCAGGAACTGCAAAAAAATCTTACATATAAAGAGTTCTATGACTTATTTATTATCTACGGCGGTAGCGGCGCCTGCCTGTCACTTATCTTTGCCATCCTGCTCATCGCGGAGGACCGGCACAGCCGTCAGATAGCCACACTGGGATTACCATTTGCCATATTTAATATCAGCGAAATCATTATCTACGGCTTGCCTATTATGCTTAACCGGCACCTTTTAATTCCCTTTCTTACGCTGCCATTAGTGAATATTTTTATCAGCGGACTAATGCTGTCATATGATTTAATCGAATTTTCAAACCACAATATCTCCTGGGCAACACCTGTTTTTATGAATGCCTGGATTGCTACAGACGGCAATCCGCTTGCACTGTTACTCCAGGGCTCACTGCTGCTGCTCGGAATATTTATTTACATGCCTTTCGTACGGCGCTTATCAGATATTCAGAACACCCCTAAGTCACTACTCCGTCTGTATGAACGCCTGAATATCAGCTCCGAGCTGGAAAACGCCGAACGCTTTATACAGTCTCATAAGCCGCTCAGTTATATTGAACATCACAAATACCTGTACGACTCGATCAATACTTTACAAAATAATGACCTCCTGCTGATGTATCAGCCAATCATTGATACAAACAACAATCACTGCCGAAAGCTGGAAGCACTATTACGCTTGCGTACCAATACAGACAAGCTCTTGCCGCCGTTTTTTCTGGCAGCAATTGAGAGAGCAGGTATGGCACCTATCATTGACTTCTGGGTGTGTCAGCAGGTGTGTCGCGACACGGAACACCAGCAAAACACCGCACTTCATGTCAGCATAAACCTTCACCCTGATACCCTGAAAGACAACGAAGTCATCAAAAAAATCATCAAAATAATGCAGGGAATGAATGTCAGCTTTGAAATCATCGAGCGCTCTTTCAGTGGTAGCAACCGGGTAAAAGCCAACATTCGCAAACTCAGAGAGGCCGGTTTTCTAATTTCGATGGATGACTTTGGTACCGGTTACTCAGGCATTGCCGCACTATCAGCTTCTCAGGTGGATATTGTAAAAATAGATAAGATCCTGTTGGACCAGGCAAATTCTCCGGAAGGCCTGATTATTTTGCAGCACTCTTGTCAGATGTGCCTGCGCTTAGGGTTGGATCTGGTTATAGAAGGTGTGGAAACCGACCAACAGCTTGCGATTGCTCTGTCAGTCGGTGCTCAGCAGGTTCAGGGCTGGTATTACTCAGAAGCCCTGAGTTGGCAGGATGCAATGATCTATGCCAGGCGCTTCTGA
- the udk gene encoding uridine kinase: MQEKQDIFVYFVNSWYDARQIFLSKYAFMTTRVIGISGPSGSGKSWFSEHLKDLIETRFGAGSVTILQEDCYYNDQTEMSFEERCQCNYDHPEAFEHELLAQQLARLKSGEAIEAPLYDYSNHNRRKETQTIPPANLVIVEGIMLFHNTHLRDELELKIYIDTPWDICLMRRIQRDTKERGRSLDSILQQYETTVRPMLKQFLAPTVQHADITINGYQTLDEEVFGLANQVSQLL; this comes from the coding sequence ATGCAGGAAAAACAGGATATTTTTGTTTACTTTGTAAACAGCTGGTATGATGCGCGCCAAATTTTTTTGAGCAAGTATGCATTCATGACAACACGGGTAATTGGTATTTCCGGGCCTTCCGGTTCGGGGAAATCCTGGTTCAGCGAACATCTTAAAGATCTGATCGAGACACGTTTTGGCGCCGGCAGTGTGACTATTCTGCAGGAAGACTGTTACTACAATGATCAGACTGAAATGAGCTTCGAGGAACGTTGCCAGTGTAACTACGATCACCCGGAAGCCTTCGAACATGAGTTGCTTGCTCAGCAACTTGCCAGACTCAAATCTGGTGAGGCTATTGAAGCACCGCTGTATGATTACAGTAACCATAATCGCCGTAAAGAAACTCAAACGATTCCACCGGCAAATCTGGTTATCGTGGAAGGTATTATGTTGTTTCACAACACCCATTTGCGGGACGAACTGGAACTGAAAATTTATATCGACACGCCATGGGACATCTGTCTGATGCGCCGCATCCAGCGGGACACCAAAGAACGCGGCCGCAGTCTGGATTCAATTCTGCAACAGTATGAAACCACTGTTCGCCCAATGTTAAAGCAGTTTCTTGCACCAACCGTGCAGCACGCCGACATTACCATCAACGGTTACCAGACACTGGATGAAGAAGTATTCGGTCTGGCAAATCAGGTATCACAACTTCTCTGA
- a CDS encoding alpha-2-macroglobulin family protein, whose product MKIAYLAVLLLFGLLTGCNEESSDIQTTAPAVTDTSEAEVSENELPEQIQVTEGQLTILDISTEQYQGRPALVVVLSARVDADQKLDKWLQVEDQQGQRVKGSWIVADSLKRLYFTAVEPEKSYQVMVDKGLPGKQSKLTSSRQAEVQVAAVNTMLGFAGNGNLLAKDLAKGLPVIVANVSRVDVDFYRLPNSRLVSFLSQNSRKGQLNFWRISDHLKDFELAYSGRFQLQLARNEQGIRYLPVKDIPALTGSGVYVAVMRESGDYRYDYPATWFAVSDLGIHLRQYTEQLDATVNSLKTAAPLAGVRLQLLNSSGDELLSEVTTTAGTASFKGATELGNAALLIATTDAGDTSLVRLFGAGLDLAEFPVEGPVRSSEQLFMYSPRDLYRPGESVTVSGLLRDADGRAAAVLQNADGTPRQRIAELSLTRPDGQEVASRTLRFDDLGYLQGEWQIPADAATGEWTLVARINAEDSFSYHFQVEEFLPERMQLTLEAPEYISSGEPLRINALGEYLYGAPAKGNVLESELISQMAAHPFSRWQDVYFGHPNATEFNRRITLNPLSLGPQGQAVVRPDAFWQQAKVPLQLKVFHGLIDSGGRPVSRRSISYVLPAERLLGIRPLFADGTVDYDTMASFELIATSGNEDQLAAANVQVKLIREYRQYHWVYSEVTGWESDYTQREYPVFSDVIDLIAGSSSEVSAPVEWGYYRLEVTDPQTDLVSGYRFQAGWDPGATVMAGRPDRIGMALDKQVYAAGDEVKVAIQPPAAGKGFLLVESDQPLLRMPVDIPEEGSTVSFTLDPAWQRHDLYVSVLLIQPGEQREQALPRRMLGIAPLPLDREARRLSIQLDVPAKTYPNSQLSVPVQISTTEDMPETVSMTLAAVDVGVLNISRFATPDPFADFFGQRRYEVTGRDSYGDLIDAGSGEMATLSFGGDEDFNGAGEQGEDVRIVSLFSGPVSLSDEGYAEVVLDLPDFNGKLRLMAVAYSADDFGATEQDIEVAAPLVTQLTKPRFLAPGDISRLALDLHNLSGQDQQFELSLVLQGLRTGDAFSSDEYQQSLNLKVNEKRTLYIPVEAADINGLAQISLDIQGLQGLPAAQQQVLRDWYLSVRPAWAAQSLLEQRRLVPGEVWQMSPATAEDWLTSDLRSQLRVASLPPIDFTSHFNALRAYPYGCLEQTTSGVFPQLFVNSELIRRFDLPESTPQSRQQALQLAVSRVLGMQKYNGGFGLWNNESAEEHWLTVYVLDFLLRAQQAGYQVPAAGLNEAMQRVSEYLRSPSQLEYLSARSQFAVRAYAAQVLSQAEQASLADLRSLFDYQRGNAGFLGLIQLGLALENSGDSNRGERALTAGLVAAMQPDYRYVSYGSKVRDLALAIFWLLEAERPSEYWIELLDNLQEQLGKRRWLSTQERNALFLAGQALVVKGEQPLDLTLLLGSEQVSLQAVKGYARSLQGEQAAAPLKIENTGITDAYVSLRLNGRTATEPSAHNRGIQVQRRFYDADGVAFADQQNLRLQSGQQVLVELSVMADANRPHGLVVDLLPAGLELENQNLNDAYSISDLSVEGTRLADLLTGVEINHQEYRDDRFVAAVSLYADRPVRLFYLARAVVAGEFKLPPTFAEDMYQPEARHQGVAAGQLTVTPR is encoded by the coding sequence ATGAAAATCGCTTATCTGGCAGTTCTGCTGCTGTTTGGTTTACTTACCGGTTGTAATGAAGAGTCGTCTGACATCCAGACGACTGCGCCTGCTGTTACCGATACCTCTGAGGCTGAGGTTTCTGAAAATGAGCTACCTGAGCAGATTCAAGTGACTGAAGGGCAACTGACAATTCTTGATATCAGTACCGAGCAGTATCAGGGGCGGCCAGCGTTGGTGGTTGTTTTATCGGCCAGAGTGGACGCTGATCAGAAGCTGGATAAGTGGTTACAGGTTGAGGATCAACAAGGGCAGCGCGTAAAAGGTAGCTGGATTGTCGCTGACAGTCTGAAGCGCTTGTATTTTACCGCTGTAGAACCCGAAAAGAGCTATCAGGTAATGGTGGATAAAGGTCTGCCAGGCAAACAAAGTAAGCTGACCAGCAGTCGTCAGGCTGAGGTTCAGGTTGCTGCAGTGAATACCATGCTGGGTTTTGCCGGTAATGGGAATTTACTGGCGAAAGATCTGGCCAAAGGCCTGCCGGTTATCGTCGCTAATGTATCCCGGGTAGATGTGGACTTTTATCGCCTGCCGAACTCCCGGCTGGTGAGCTTTCTTAGCCAGAACAGTCGTAAAGGTCAGTTGAATTTCTGGCGTATCTCCGATCATCTGAAAGATTTTGAGTTGGCGTATAGTGGCCGCTTTCAATTGCAACTGGCCCGTAATGAGCAAGGTATCCGTTATTTGCCGGTTAAAGATATTCCTGCCCTGACGGGCAGCGGTGTTTATGTAGCGGTGATGCGTGAATCCGGCGATTACCGTTATGACTATCCGGCAACCTGGTTTGCGGTGAGTGATCTGGGTATTCATCTGCGTCAGTATACTGAGCAGCTGGATGCAACTGTGAACAGCCTTAAGACAGCGGCGCCACTTGCCGGTGTTCGCTTGCAGTTGCTCAATAGCAGCGGTGATGAGTTGCTCAGTGAAGTGACAACCACCGCAGGTACTGCCAGTTTTAAGGGGGCAACTGAACTCGGGAATGCTGCTTTGCTGATTGCCACTACAGATGCTGGTGATACTTCGTTGGTGCGCCTGTTCGGTGCGGGGCTGGATTTAGCGGAGTTTCCGGTTGAAGGACCGGTGCGAAGCAGTGAGCAGTTATTTATGTATAGCCCGCGGGATCTGTATCGTCCGGGTGAGAGCGTAACTGTAAGTGGTTTGCTGCGGGATGCAGATGGTCGTGCGGCTGCGGTTTTGCAAAACGCGGATGGTACACCACGGCAACGAATAGCCGAATTAAGCCTGACCCGGCCGGATGGTCAGGAAGTTGCCAGCCGTACATTACGCTTTGATGATCTGGGCTACCTGCAGGGGGAGTGGCAGATTCCTGCTGATGCAGCCACCGGCGAGTGGACGCTGGTAGCCAGAATCAATGCAGAAGACAGTTTCAGTTACCACTTTCAGGTAGAAGAGTTTTTACCGGAAAGGATGCAGTTAACGCTGGAGGCTCCTGAGTATATATCCTCTGGCGAACCGCTGAGAATTAATGCGCTTGGAGAGTACTTATACGGTGCACCGGCCAAAGGCAATGTGCTGGAAAGCGAATTGATTAGCCAGATGGCAGCGCATCCGTTCTCCCGTTGGCAGGATGTTTACTTTGGACATCCGAATGCCACCGAATTTAACCGCCGGATAACGTTAAACCCACTTAGCTTAGGTCCGCAGGGCCAGGCCGTCGTCCGGCCTGATGCGTTTTGGCAGCAGGCCAAAGTGCCATTGCAGCTGAAAGTTTTCCACGGTCTGATTGATAGCGGTGGCCGGCCGGTAAGCCGGCGCAGTATCAGTTATGTACTGCCTGCTGAGCGGTTATTAGGCATCCGTCCCTTGTTTGCGGACGGTACTGTCGACTATGACACAATGGCAAGCTTTGAACTGATCGCTACTTCTGGCAATGAAGATCAGTTGGCGGCTGCTAATGTGCAGGTAAAACTGATTCGTGAGTATCGTCAGTACCACTGGGTTTATTCAGAAGTAACGGGTTGGGAGTCTGATTACACCCAGCGTGAATATCCGGTTTTCAGTGATGTGATTGATCTGATTGCCGGCAGTAGCAGTGAAGTCAGTGCGCCGGTGGAATGGGGGTATTATCGTCTGGAAGTGACTGATCCACAGACTGATTTAGTCAGCGGTTACCGTTTTCAGGCGGGTTGGGATCCGGGAGCAACCGTTATGGCCGGCCGGCCAGACCGAATCGGCATGGCACTGGATAAGCAGGTTTATGCTGCCGGAGATGAGGTGAAAGTTGCCATTCAGCCACCTGCCGCGGGTAAAGGCTTCCTGCTGGTGGAATCTGATCAACCTTTGTTGCGTATGCCAGTTGATATTCCTGAAGAAGGCTCGACCGTCAGCTTCACGTTAGACCCTGCGTGGCAACGACATGATCTGTACGTCAGTGTGTTACTGATACAGCCTGGCGAGCAGCGAGAACAGGCTTTGCCCCGTCGTATGTTGGGGATTGCACCACTGCCTTTGGATCGTGAGGCGAGGCGTTTAAGCATTCAGCTGGATGTACCTGCGAAAACTTATCCAAATAGTCAGTTGAGCGTACCGGTGCAAATCAGCACCACTGAGGATATGCCAGAAACTGTCAGTATGACGCTGGCGGCGGTAGATGTTGGAGTGTTGAATATCAGCCGTTTTGCAACGCCAGACCCTTTTGCAGACTTCTTTGGACAGCGTCGGTATGAGGTGACAGGTCGTGACAGTTACGGTGATCTTATTGATGCCGGAAGCGGTGAAATGGCCACACTGAGTTTTGGTGGTGATGAAGACTTCAACGGTGCCGGTGAGCAGGGGGAAGATGTAAGAATTGTTTCCTTGTTCAGTGGTCCGGTAAGTTTGAGTGATGAAGGTTACGCTGAAGTCGTGCTGGATCTGCCTGATTTTAATGGCAAGCTGCGCCTGATGGCTGTGGCATACAGTGCTGATGACTTTGGTGCAACGGAGCAGGATATTGAAGTGGCCGCACCACTGGTCACTCAGCTGACCAAACCGCGTTTCCTGGCACCGGGGGATATCAGCCGGCTGGCGCTGGATCTGCATAATCTCAGTGGTCAGGACCAGCAGTTCGAACTCAGTCTTGTGTTACAGGGGCTACGAACAGGGGACGCATTTAGCAGTGATGAATATCAGCAGTCGCTGAACTTGAAAGTGAATGAAAAGCGCACTCTTTATATCCCCGTCGAAGCAGCAGATATCAACGGACTGGCACAGATCAGTTTGGATATTCAGGGACTGCAGGGGCTGCCTGCGGCTCAGCAACAGGTTCTGCGCGATTGGTATCTGTCAGTTCGACCTGCCTGGGCTGCGCAGAGTCTGCTTGAGCAGCGACGCCTGGTGCCGGGGGAAGTGTGGCAAATGTCACCGGCTACTGCGGAAGACTGGCTGACATCTGATTTACGCAGCCAGTTGCGTGTGGCTTCGTTACCACCGATTGATTTTACCTCGCACTTTAATGCATTACGGGCTTATCCCTACGGGTGTCTGGAACAGACGACCAGTGGTGTTTTTCCACAGTTATTTGTAAACAGCGAGCTGATCCGTCGCTTTGACTTACCTGAGTCCACTCCGCAGAGTCGCCAGCAGGCGTTACAGTTGGCTGTGTCCCGGGTATTAGGTATGCAGAAATATAATGGTGGCTTTGGATTGTGGAATAACGAGAGCGCCGAAGAGCACTGGTTAACAGTTTATGTACTGGATTTTCTGCTACGGGCACAGCAGGCAGGTTATCAGGTACCTGCAGCAGGTCTGAACGAAGCGATGCAGCGGGTCAGTGAATACTTACGCAGCCCGTCCCAACTGGAATATCTGTCAGCCAGGAGCCAGTTTGCGGTACGTGCGTATGCTGCTCAGGTGCTAAGTCAGGCTGAGCAGGCATCACTGGCAGACTTGCGCAGCCTGTTTGATTATCAGCGTGGCAATGCTGGTTTCCTGGGACTGATTCAGTTAGGCCTGGCATTGGAGAACAGTGGTGACAGTAATCGCGGGGAGCGGGCGCTGACTGCTGGATTGGTTGCTGCAATGCAGCCTGATTATCGCTATGTAAGTTACGGCAGTAAGGTACGGGATCTGGCACTGGCTATTTTCTGGTTACTTGAGGCCGAACGACCAAGTGAGTATTGGATTGAGTTGCTGGATAATTTGCAGGAGCAGTTAGGCAAACGGCGCTGGCTGAGCACGCAAGAGCGTAATGCACTGTTTCTGGCGGGTCAGGCATTGGTGGTAAAAGGAGAGCAGCCGCTGGATCTGACACTTTTGCTTGGTAGTGAACAGGTGAGTCTGCAGGCTGTAAAAGGTTACGCCCGCAGTTTGCAGGGGGAGCAGGCTGCTGCGCCGCTGAAAATTGAAAATACCGGTATCACCGATGCGTATGTGAGCTTACGACTCAATGGCCGTACTGCCACTGAGCCTTCAGCACATAACCGGGGTATTCAGGTACAGCGCCGCTTTTATGATGCAGATGGCGTGGCATTTGCTGACCAGCAAAATCTGCGATTGCAGAGCGGGCAGCAAGTGCTGGTGGAGCTGTCTGTTATGGCAGATGCAAACCGTCCGCACGGTTTGGTTGTCGATCTGTTGCCGGCAGGGCTGGAGCTGGAAAATCAGAATCTCAATGATGCTTACAGTATCAGTGACCTGAGTGTTGAAGGTACGCGTCTGGCGGATTTACTCACCGGTGTTGAGATTAATCATCAGGAATATCGGGACGACCGTTTTGTGGCGGCAGTATCTTTGTATGCAGACCGGCCGGTACGGCTCTTTTATCTGGCCAGAGCTGTTGTGGCCGGTGAGTTTAAATTACCGCCAACCTTTGCGGAAGATATGTATCAACCGGAAGCGCGCCACCAGGGCGTGGCAGCCGGTCAGCTGACGGTAACACCAAGGTAA